The following proteins come from a genomic window of Metarhizium brunneum chromosome 2, complete sequence:
- the byr4 gene encoding Protein byr4, with the protein METLRLKPRQPVEDEIENWDDDDDLVLEGDELSFRTSLTTAAGPTNSRALSRPPSRRRDSTSSHVSFRSELESWHGEEKQLHLPADDESSTMDAIAAAEHAGIPLPKNVPSSALMGGTIKRLGGRKIRRIIQDDWENDLELPEASQGFSIKPKPDVEFPETLRQVSAGSVQTSPIRTMKRPSFPEPQRRLSAQSNTSALSSALNLDKFKDTEEDDDFLGDGIATIKVAKGRIAPQPVSFITPPTPQKSETTKETEDDFEKDLELPSDGKLKLSTRRDIPKTPSSNVDDLDWGEGSLGTRYGGTRRDGRSNRSSSASALSPSISSSITAESEDETFEGLVLPAGPFNFRERLQKRKKSFSPERIPEEQPSPLPPASKKPPTTQAEADREDFFEDLEIGDGNVFGPGKLTLHRNIKVKETQPASPARPKTAVSLTFTNKPTATTTTTTTTTTTQTRIPRLSHERAHSTSLEPVYESGSSAAPSRSSRRSQSRLGHSHQSSVVSLPTPTTTSPGRQFPLSTPRGREVGSRSSFSSLRGDAPTTSSQLLKQKRSLPAVRGSTTTAPKPVLQRSTTDRPPSRAETGRPQIGLRPKTPVERQRPGLVAESPASLTRKPQPFLPAGASQSQSQHVASKTLRQFRRHDSENAIDLRPISRAFSRSGGRSPSPHRYKVAADTWERLSKPKNKKHFGDGHELDAFDDLPTSRETETRFMKQPVASGTKTTIRNRLYQNILPDRTATPAPPSPFFPLKSAATPRFARDTAASRIARETSLAHRAPSHGPLSAITAQREGGGGGGSALTSRTTNVGHQPHLPQSTIRSKKKTKRPQQLKPHLIANLNAGKESKVVNGMFYNAETFRWEGNENVLNAFDATVATPSTTTASTHVTREREATTPRPALIANFSATKGVQVVGGMVFDPENMCWLRMGQQDKTKSDAGDTLDGFDALDDDEDVFKDIPDLDDNAAEEDRGEGGRVSDVKDDWLVGEEFDVGPEFVRRQREEEERWRKKCEKWVGRGPRDQEMWRWTIRELVSQFDELPM; encoded by the coding sequence ATGGAGACATTACGATTAAAACCGCGGCAGCCCGTGGAGGATGAGATTGAGAActgggatgacgatgacgactTGGTACTTGAGGGTGATGAGCTGTCATTTCGCACCTCCTTGACGACCGCGGCTGGTCCCACCAACTCCCGCGCCCTGTCACGGCCTCCGTCTAGGCGGCGGGACTCTACGTCTTCTCACGTCTCTTTCCGGTCTGAATTAGAATCCTGGCACGGCGAGGAAAAGCAATTGCATTTGCCTGCCGATGACGAATCCTCCACCATGGACGCCATTGCTGCCGCAGAGCACGCTGGCATTCCTCTGCCCAAAAACGTCCCCTCGTCTGCCCTCATGGGCGGTACCATTAAGCGACTTGGGGGCCGCAAAATCCGCAGGATTATCCAGGATGACTGGGAAAACGACCTCGAGCTCCCGGAAGCCTCGCAGGGCTTCAGCATAAAACCAAAGCCTGATGTCGAGTTTCCCGAAACACTGCGCCAAGTGAGCGCGGGCTCGGTGCAGACCAGTCCCATCCGAACCATGAAGCGGCCATCATTCCCGGAGCCACAGCGCAGGCTCTCGGCGCAGTCAAACACGAGCGCGCTCTCATCCGCTCTCAACCTGGACAAGTTCAAAGACACggaagaggatgacgacTTCTTGGGGGACGGCATTGCTACCATCAAAGTCGCCAAGGGCCGAATTGCTCCGCAGCCCGTCTCCTTCATTACACCTCCTACGCCGCAAAAATCAGAGACAACCAAAGAAACCGAGGACGACTTTGAAAAGGACTTGGAGCTGCCCTCTGACGGCAAGTTGAAACTGTCTACTAGGAGAGACATTCCAAAGACGCCGTCGTCCAATGTCGACGACCTGGACTGGGGCGAGGGCAGTCTCGGCACTCGGTACGGCGGTACTAGGCGCGACGGCCGTTCAAACAGGagctcgtcggcctcggcacTCAGCCCCAGCATCTCGAGCTCCATCACTGCCGAGAGCGAGGACGAGACGTTTGAAGGTCTTGTCCTGCCTGCCGGGCCGTTTAATTTCAGGGAGCGTCTCCAAAAGCGCAAGAAGAGTTTCTCGCCAGAGCGTATCCCGGAGGAGCAGCCGTCGCCACTTCCGCCAGCCTCCAAGAAGCCGCCGACGACCCAGGCCGAGGCTGACCGCGAGGATTTCTTTGAGGATCTCGAAATTGGTGATGGAAATGTGTTTGGTCCCGGCAAACTGACCCTGCACCGCAacatcaaggtcaaggagaCGCAGCCTGCGTCCCCCGCACGGCCCAAGACTGCCGTGTCACTGACGTTTACAAACAagccaacagcaacaacaacaacaacaacaacaacaacaacaacgcaGACCAGAATCCCTCGCTTGAGCCATGAACGGGCCCATTCGACGTCGTTGGAGCCGGTTTATGAATCTGGCAGTTCGGCAGCTCCCTCGCGAAGCAGTCGCCGTTCCCAGTCTCGTCTTGGACACTCACACCAGTCGTCTGTTGTCAGTCTTCCCACCCCGACGACAACCTCTCCCGGACGACAATTTCCTCTCTCCACACCGCGAGGGCGAGAAGTTGGCTCAAGATCATCATTCTCGTCTCTCAGGGGTGACGCACCGACCACCAGTTCTCAACTGCTGAAACAGAAGCGATCTCTGCCGGCGGTCCGGGGTTCGACAACCACCGCACCAAAACCCGTGTTGCAGAGATCGACAACGGACAGACCGCCGTCAAGGGCCGAGACGGGTCGGCCACAAATTGGATTGAGACCCAAGACACCCGTGGAGCGGCAGCGCCCGGGTCTCGTCGCCGAAAGCCCTGCCTCGTTGACGCGGAAACCTCAACCCTTCTTGCCGGCCGGTGCATCGCAGTCTCAGTCGCAGCACGTCGCTTCAAAGACGCTGCGCCAGTTCCGACGCCACGACTCGGAGAATGCAATCGATCTACGACCCATCTCGAGGGCCTTTTCCCGGTCCGGGGGCCGATCGCCCAGTCCGCACCGATACAAGGTTGCTGCCGATACCTGGGAGCGCCTGAGCAAGCCAAAGAACAAGAAACACTTTGGCGATGGTCATGAGCTCGACGCCTTTGATGACTTGCCGACGTCGCGAGAGACGGAGACGCGATTCATGAAGCAGCCCGTGGCCAGCGGCACCAAGACCACCATTCGAAATCGGCTGTACCAGAACATTCTGCCGGACAGGACCGCAACGCCGGCACCGCCGAGTCCGTTTTTCCCGTTGAAATCCGCGGCAACCCCCCGATTTGCGCGCGACACTGCCGCAAGTCGAATTGCCCGAGAGACGTCTCTGGCTCACCGTGCGCCAAGCCACGGTCCTTTGTCTGCCATAACCGCCCAGCGAGAaggtggtggcggtggcggtAGTGCACTCACCTCAAGGACGACCAACGTGGGCCATCAGCCCCATCTCCCTCAATCAACCATTCgctccaagaagaagacgaagcgACCGCAGCAGCTGAAGCCGCACCTCATTGCCAACCTCAACGCCGGCAAGGAGTCCAAAGTGGTGAATGGCATGTTTTACAATGCCGAGACGTTCCGCTGGGAAGGGAATGAGAATGTCCTGAATGCATTCGATGCCACAGTGGCCACCCCGTCGACCACCACTGCGTCGACGCACGTCACGCGTGAACGGGAGGCAACCACTCCTCGGCCTGCGCTGATTGCCAATTTCAGCGCGACCAAAGGCGTCCAAgttgtcggcggcatggTCTTTGATCCGGAAAACATGTGCTGGCTCAGGATGGGGCAGcaggacaagaccaagtcgGACGCGGGCGATACCCTGGATGGCTTTGATGCactcgacgacgacgaggatgtaTTCAAAGACATTCCCGACCTGGACGATAACGCGGCAGAAGAAGACCGCGGAGAGGGCGGCCGCGTCAGCGACGTCAAGGATGACTGGCTCGTGGGAGAAGAGTTTGACGTTGGGCCCGAGTTTGTCAGAAGACAGcgtgaagaggaagagcgGTGGCGAAAGAAGTGCGAGAAGTGGGTTGGCCGCGGGCCTCGAGATCAAGAGATGTGGCGCTGGACGATCCGGGAACTCGTCTCTCAGTTTGACGAGCTACCCATGTAG
- the NOP2 gene encoding 25S rRNA (cytosine(2870)-C(5))-methyltransferase produces the protein MGAGRRMKRKQGAPEPLSEAHYAKLKRKAGLPVDTRTEAPDNKRRRTGKNGQPKANGASVKKAAAAPKKSNGDKPAKPKPGSKSKAKPVMPGLDDSDVELEDDEFDAAELDIEKLSDLEEEEGEGATLGDDFLGSDSSVLDSDDENDAEKATFSEDEDESDAEEKLTAANIDGLSRKLDRKLAEEAAANAAEMAESALQTNIDGDKPHIIDDEDDELSAKTSALLAPDLQLLRTRITENIRVLDDFANLAEDGRSRSEYTAQLIKDVCAYYGYSEYLAEKLYNLFTPREAFAFFEANETARPVVIRTNTLRTHRRDLAQALINRGVTLEPVGKWSKVGLQVFESSVPLGATPEYLAGHYILQAASSFLPCMALDPQENERVLDMAAAPGGKTTYMAAMMKNTGVIIANDPNKARAKGLIGNIHRLGARNVIVSNYDAREFPKPMGGFDRVLLDAPCSGTGVIAKDPSVKTNKTELDFMQLPHTQKQLLLAAIDSVNHSSKSGGYIVYSTCSVTIEENEQVVQYALRRRPNVKLVDTGLAFGKEGFTSFMGKKFDPSLRLTRRYYPHAYNVDGFYVAKFKKIGPTPAQAPRDNTRAARDAEDVVDRTPIPADDEDAGKDDDFGGWDEDEDNEYMEKGRRNAMRRRGLDPRSNAKSNKGSK, from the coding sequence ATGGGCGCCGGAAGACGGATGAAGAGAAAGCAGGGTGCCCCTGAACCCTTATCAGAAGCACACTACGCAAAACTGAAGCGCAAGGCTGGTCTGCCAGTCGACACTCGTACAGAAGCACCTGACAACAAGAGAAGACGAACCGGGAAGAATGGACAGCCCAAAGCAAATGGAGCCTCAGTAAAGAAGgcggccgccgcgcccaAGAAATCCAACGGCGACAAGCcagcaaagccaaagcccgGCAGCAAGTCAAAAGCCAAGCCTGTCATGCCAGGCCTGGACGACAGCGACGTTGagctcgaggacgacgagtttgacgccGCGGAGTTGGACATTGAGAAATTATCCGACcttgaagaggaagaaggcgagggcgCGACGCTGGGCGACGACTTTTTGGGCTCGGATTCATCCGTGTTGGACTCGGACGACGAGAATGACGCCGAAAAGGCCACATTttctgaagatgaagacgagtcCGACGCAGAGGAGAAGCTCACGGCCGCCAATATCGACGGACTCTCGAGGAAACTGGACCGCAAGCTGGCCGAGGAAGCGGCTGCCAACGCGGCAGAGATGGCTGAGAGCGCACTGCAAACCAACATTGACGGCGACAAACCGCACATtattgacgacgaggacgacgagctgtCCGCCAAGACAAGTGCCCTCCTCGCCCCGGATCTGCAGCTGCTCCGGACGAGAATCACCGAAAACATCCGCGTGctcgacgactttgccaacCTTGCCGAGGATGGGCGCTCGCGATCCGAGTACACCGCGCAGTTGATCAAGGATGTGTGCGCGTACTATGGCTACTCCGAGTATCTCGCCGAAAAGCTATACAACCTCTTCACACCCCGCGAGGCATTCGCCTTTTTCGAAGCCAACGAGACGGCGCGCCCCGTCGTCATCCGTACAAACACACTCCGCACCCACCGCCGCGACCTGGCGCAGGCTCTCATCAACCGCGGCGTGACCCTCGAGCCGGTCGGCAAGTGGTCCAAGGTTGGCCTGCAAGTCTTTGAGAGCAGCGTGCCCCTCGGTGCCACACCCGAGTACCTCGCCGGCCACTACATCCTGCAGGCTGCCTCGTCCTTTTTGCCCTGCATGGCGCTTGATCCCCAGGAAAACGAGCGCGTGCtcgacatggccgccgcccccGGTGGCAAGACAACCtacatggcggccatgatgaagaacacgggcgtcatcatcgccaacgaCCCCAACAAGGCCCGTGCAAAGGGTCTCATTGGCAACATTCACCGCCTCGGCGCCCGCAACGTCATCGTCTCCAACTACGACGCCCGCGAATTCCCCAAGCCCATGGGCGGGTTTGACcgcgtcctcctcgacgccccCTGCTCCGGAACAGGCGTCATCGCCAAGGACCCCAGCgtcaagaccaacaagaCGGAGCTCGACTTCATGCAGCTCCCGCACACGCAGAAGCAGCTGCTCCTCGCGGCCATTGACTCGGTCAACCACTCCAGCAAGTCGGGCGGGTACATTGTCTACTCGACGTGCTCGGTGACTATTGAAGAAAACGAACAGGTCGTCCAGTACGCGCTCAGGCGCAGGCCCAACGTCAAGCTCGTCGACACGGGGCTGGCATTTGGCAAGGAAGGATTCACAAGCTTCATGGGCAAGAAGTTTGACCCCAGCCTCCGCCTCACAAGGAGGTACTACCCGCACGCGTACAACGTCGACGGCTTCTACGTCGCCAAGTTTAAGAAGATTGGTCCCACGCCCGCCCAGGCGCCCCGGGATAACACGCGCGCCGCAcgcgacgccgaggacgtTGTTGACAGGACGCCCATTCCtgcggatgacgaggacgccGGCAAGGACGACGATTTCGGCGGctgggacgaggacgaggacaacGAGTACATGGAGAAGGGGCGGAGAAACGCCATGCGCAGACGGGGCTTGGATCCCAGGAGTAATGCCAAGTCGAACAAGGGGTCCAAATGA